A section of the Pedobacter sp. HDW13 genome encodes:
- a CDS encoding polysaccharide lyase family 8 super-sandwich domain-containing protein yields MLAGKKIINFKILAFKVLSVGALCVLLFVNQAKAQNEPYNTILQRINTDLQTFVKDKNLATEIGVNLKNLNTDGSWADVNYTDVQYAPLKRIKDMATAYIRSSNKWYSDAQLHTSIVKGLQNWLDKNPKNKNWWYNDIFYPQAIGQTLILMRSAKVQLPASLEQALIQRMVIRRFRTGDGANTSDEALHYLYRACLTRNKATLDSAAKYLFEPIAISDGKEGVQVDGSYYQHGKQQAIASYGRVFAGNSVNAAFYLRETDYTLPKDQLAILVNYLKNTFLQTIRGSFYDFNVRGRGISRKDSLSSGMGGMIEKIKFFDSENTSYWNASALRTAGKKPANYNITPSHSQYWKSNYTLHVRPAYTFSVQASSNRTLRTERGNNENILGKFLPDGATNIQRSGSEYANLVPVWEWDKIPGTTSRDYPDDEGATIRKDWGIPGTTKFSGGVSDGVYGVSCYDLNYDSLQAKKAWFFFDREVVCLGAGIKSEAPEKITTTINQAWSRGAVISSSGEKNEQGVWAVHDSIGYIFPEGGQVEISNVAQAGSWYRINQFQSKNELKHNVFKIWINHGTKPQNERYQYIVIPGTTVAEIKKYNRSMIQILKNTATLQAVKHRDLNMLQAVFYTPGTLEYDGASLSVDKPCTVYIKNLNTKTPVLYIADPAQENQLIQVQFKAAGSSTTKNITCNLPTGAFVGATASFKIVE; encoded by the coding sequence ATGTTGGCAGGCAAGAAAATAATAAATTTTAAAATATTGGCTTTTAAGGTACTCAGCGTCGGTGCTTTATGTGTATTGTTGTTCGTTAATCAGGCAAAAGCACAAAATGAGCCCTACAATACCATTTTGCAACGCATTAATACAGATTTGCAAACATTTGTTAAAGATAAAAACCTGGCTACTGAAATAGGGGTAAACCTGAAAAACCTAAACACAGATGGCAGCTGGGCTGATGTTAATTATACTGATGTGCAGTATGCTCCGCTAAAAAGAATTAAGGATATGGCCACAGCTTATATCCGGTCATCAAACAAATGGTATAGCGATGCGCAATTGCATACATCGATTGTAAAAGGATTACAGAATTGGCTCGATAAAAACCCAAAGAATAAAAACTGGTGGTACAACGATATTTTTTATCCGCAGGCCATTGGGCAAACACTCATTTTAATGCGAAGTGCTAAAGTGCAGCTTCCTGCAAGTCTCGAACAGGCATTGATTCAACGGATGGTGATTCGCCGTTTTAGAACTGGCGATGGAGCCAATACCTCAGATGAAGCGCTGCATTATCTCTACCGTGCCTGTTTAACCCGCAATAAAGCAACACTCGATTCAGCTGCAAAATATCTTTTCGAACCCATTGCCATCAGCGATGGGAAAGAAGGTGTTCAGGTTGATGGAAGCTATTACCAGCATGGTAAACAACAAGCTATTGCCAGTTATGGGCGCGTTTTTGCAGGTAACTCTGTAAATGCCGCTTTTTATTTAAGAGAAACCGATTATACCTTGCCTAAAGATCAGCTTGCTATTTTAGTTAACTATCTTAAAAACACTTTCCTTCAAACCATACGTGGCTCGTTTTACGATTTCAATGTACGCGGTCGTGGCATTAGCCGTAAAGATTCGCTAAGTAGCGGAATGGGCGGAATGATTGAAAAAATTAAATTTTTCGACTCCGAAAATACCAGCTATTGGAACGCTTCGGCATTAAGAACAGCAGGTAAGAAACCAGCTAATTACAACATTACCCCTTCGCATAGCCAATATTGGAAAAGCAATTACACCTTGCATGTAAGACCGGCTTATACTTTTAGTGTGCAGGCTTCATCTAACCGGACTTTAAGAACGGAGCGGGGAAATAATGAAAATATATTGGGTAAGTTTTTACCCGATGGGGCAACCAATATCCAGCGCAGCGGTTCTGAATATGCTAACTTGGTGCCGGTTTGGGAGTGGGATAAAATACCTGGCACTACCAGCAGGGATTATCCTGACGATGAGGGTGCAACCATCCGTAAAGACTGGGGGATACCCGGTACTACCAAATTTTCGGGCGGGGTAAGTGATGGCGTGTACGGCGTATCCTGCTACGATTTAAATTACGATAGCCTTCAGGCTAAAAAAGCCTGGTTCTTTTTCGATCGGGAAGTGGTTTGTTTAGGGGCCGGAATCAAAAGTGAAGCTCCCGAAAAGATTACTACAACAATTAATCAGGCCTGGAGCAGGGGAGCGGTAATTTCATCGTCAGGTGAAAAAAATGAGCAAGGCGTATGGGCAGTTCATGATAGCATCGGCTACATCTTTCCGGAGGGTGGTCAGGTAGAAATTAGCAATGTGGCCCAGGCAGGTAGCTGGTACCGCATCAATCAGTTTCAATCCAAAAACGAATTAAAACACAATGTCTTTAAAATCTGGATAAACCATGGTACAAAGCCGCAAAATGAGCGTTATCAGTACATCGTTATTCCGGGAACTACAGTGGCGGAGATTAAAAAGTATAACCGGTCTATGATTCAGATTTTAAAAAATACAGCAACGCTTCAGGCTGTAAAACATAGGGACTTAAATATGTTGCAGGCAGTATTTTATACCCCCGGAACGCTGGAGTATGATGGTGCTTCGCTCTCTGTTGACAAGCCTTGTACAGTATATATTAAAAATTTAAACACCAAAACTCCGGTACTATACATTGCCGATCCTGCTCAGGAAAACCAGTTAATTCAGGTTCAGTTTAAAGCCGCAGGATCATCAACAACCAAAAACATAACCTGTAATCTGCCAACCGGTGCTTTTGTGGGTGCTACCGCAAGTTTTAAAATAGTAGAATAA
- a CDS encoding glycoside hydrolase family 88 protein, translated as MKKINLAATLLLLMGSVSFAQSPKKPMAQLINDEFKFAADQYQVLAKNIPAGKTPQSFDKGKPVNFDIKWWCSGFYSGSLWYIYEQTKNDKVKSEAEAALKILEPNQTFTGNHDLGFMMYCSFGNGYRITKNPAYKEIIQRSAQSLATRFRPKIQVIQSWDKNKYWECPVIVDNMMNLEMLNWASDNGGNARYKEIAITHANTTIKNHFRPDFSSYHVVDYNPETGGVIKKATWQGAANCSAWSRGQGWALYGYTMMYRFTKDQNYLKQAIGIANYILKNPNLPADKIPYWDFDAPLIPYAKRDASAGAIIASALLELGQYTEGKEKAEFKSAAETMIYSLASATYRAKAGENGGFLLMHSTGAFPLNSEIDVPLVYADYYYLEALARYKKWYL; from the coding sequence ATGAAAAAAATCAATCTAGCCGCTACACTACTCCTGCTTATGGGATCGGTCTCATTTGCCCAAAGCCCAAAGAAACCCATGGCTCAATTAATTAATGATGAATTTAAATTTGCTGCCGATCAATATCAGGTGTTGGCTAAGAATATTCCTGCAGGAAAAACACCGCAGAGTTTTGATAAAGGTAAACCTGTTAATTTCGATATTAAATGGTGGTGCAGTGGTTTCTACTCAGGTAGTTTGTGGTACATTTACGAACAGACCAAAAATGACAAGGTAAAAAGTGAGGCAGAGGCTGCACTTAAAATATTAGAACCTAACCAAACCTTTACCGGTAACCACGATCTGGGTTTTATGATGTATTGTAGCTTTGGTAACGGGTATCGCATTACCAAAAATCCAGCATATAAAGAAATTATCCAACGTTCAGCGCAATCATTGGCTACACGTTTCCGTCCTAAAATTCAGGTTATCCAATCGTGGGACAAGAATAAATATTGGGAATGCCCGGTAATTGTAGATAATATGATGAACCTGGAAATGTTAAACTGGGCCAGCGATAACGGCGGCAATGCACGCTATAAAGAAATTGCTATTACACATGCCAATACTACAATAAAAAACCATTTCAGACCAGATTTTAGCTCTTACCACGTGGTAGATTATAATCCGGAAACTGGCGGGGTTATTAAAAAAGCTACTTGGCAGGGTGCTGCAAACTGTTCGGCATGGTCGCGCGGACAAGGCTGGGCTTTATACGGTTACACCATGATGTACCGCTTTACCAAAGACCAAAACTATTTAAAACAAGCTATCGGAATTGCGAATTATATCTTAAAAAATCCGAACTTACCTGCCGATAAGATTCCGTATTGGGATTTTGATGCGCCTTTAATTCCTTATGCCAAACGCGACGCTTCTGCAGGTGCAATCATTGCATCGGCACTGCTCGAACTGGGACAATACACCGAAGGCAAAGAAAAGGCTGAATTTAAATCGGCTGCCGAGACCATGATTTACTCCCTGGCGAGTGCGACTTATCGTGCCAAGGCAGGCGAAAACGGTGGTTTTTTATTGATGCACAGCACAGGTGCTTTTCCTTTAAACAGCGAAATAGATGTGCCGCTGGTTTATGCCGATTATTATTATTTAGAGGCGCTTGCACGATATAAAAAATGGTACCTATAA
- a CDS encoding DUF2264 domain-containing protein: protein MNHKSLLTIIACCLFFTATAQNKKITTGAEDRAIWVKQLYRIANPVIHNLANETLKKNMPLEKAPGYGLNAAKVTYLEALGRTIAGIAPWLALPDDETAEGKLRKTMRTELLKGLANSVNPESPDYISYRSESQPIVDAAYVAHAFLRAPKALWEPLDETTKKRFIEEFKSLRTRSGAYNNWLLFSGLTEGFLLSIGEQYDPARVQFAINKMKEWYVGDSWYSDGEKFSMDYYNSYVIHPMLVDLLKVLVEKKKAQQADYDLALKRMVRYSEYLERIISPEGTYPAYGRSITYRTAAFQALAQVALMEKLPEYVKPAQVRGALTKVIYNLYNGNQNFDDKGWLVLGFNGHQPDVADTYTSTGSLYMATLGFLTLGLPADNKFWTDAPAPWTSLKAWGGETIKKDYKVEY, encoded by the coding sequence ATGAACCATAAATCACTTTTAACCATTATTGCTTGCTGCTTGTTTTTTACCGCAACAGCCCAAAATAAAAAAATAACTACAGGTGCCGAGGACCGCGCCATTTGGGTAAAACAATTGTATCGTATAGCCAATCCGGTAATTCATAACCTGGCTAACGAAACATTAAAAAAGAACATGCCTTTAGAAAAAGCACCTGGCTATGGTTTAAATGCTGCTAAGGTAACTTATCTGGAAGCATTAGGACGTACAATTGCTGGCATAGCGCCCTGGCTGGCCTTACCTGACGATGAAACTGCCGAAGGTAAACTGAGGAAAACTATGCGTACTGAGCTTTTAAAAGGATTGGCTAATTCAGTAAATCCCGAAAGCCCCGATTATATCAGCTACCGCTCAGAGAGCCAGCCTATAGTTGATGCAGCCTATGTGGCACATGCTTTTTTACGCGCTCCAAAAGCACTTTGGGAGCCACTTGATGAAACAACCAAGAAAAGATTTATCGAAGAGTTTAAGTCGCTCAGAACCCGTAGCGGTGCGTACAACAACTGGTTGTTGTTCTCGGGCTTAACCGAAGGTTTTTTATTAAGCATTGGCGAACAGTACGATCCTGCCCGTGTTCAGTTTGCTATCAATAAAATGAAAGAATGGTATGTAGGCGATAGCTGGTACAGTGATGGCGAAAAATTTAGTATGGATTATTATAATTCTTATGTAATCCACCCCATGTTGGTCGATCTTTTAAAAGTACTGGTAGAAAAGAAAAAAGCACAGCAGGCCGATTACGATCTGGCTTTAAAACGGATGGTGCGTTATTCGGAATATTTAGAGCGGATTATCTCGCCAGAAGGAACTTACCCTGCCTATGGCCGTTCTATTACCTACCGTACGGCAGCATTTCAGGCATTGGCGCAGGTGGCATTGATGGAAAAACTACCTGAATATGTTAAACCCGCACAGGTGCGTGGCGCTTTAACCAAAGTAATTTATAACCTGTATAACGGAAACCAAAATTTTGATGATAAAGGCTGGTTGGTATTAGGCTTTAACGGTCACCAGCCGGATGTTGCCGATACCTATACTTCTACAGGTAGTTTGTATATGGCTACATTGGGCTTTTTAACACTGGGTTTACCAGCTGACAATAAGTTTTGGACAGATGCACCTGCACCATGGACCAGTTTAAAAGCATGGGGCGGAGAAACGATAAAAAAGGATTATAAAGTTGAGTATTAA
- the kduI gene encoding 5-dehydro-4-deoxy-D-glucuronate isomerase produces the protein MNKFESRYAQSPKEVKQMDTAALRDNFLIENVFEANQVNLTLSHFDRYIVGGAMPVDQKIALPNPDDLKASYFLERRELGIINVGGKAIVTADGETYELDYKEALYIGKGTKEVFFESADKGVATKLYINSAPAHHTYPTKKVSKAEAEIVELGTPETANHRIINKLLVNSVLPTCQLQMGMTELKSGSVWNTMPAHTHDRRMEAYFYFEVPQGQSVCHFMGQPQETRHIWMQGDQAVISPNWSIHSGAGTSNYTFIWGMAGENLDYGDMDHCAITELK, from the coding sequence ATGAACAAATTCGAAAGCCGTTACGCTCAAAGCCCAAAAGAAGTTAAACAAATGGATACCGCAGCGCTGCGGGATAATTTCTTAATTGAAAACGTGTTTGAAGCCAACCAGGTAAATCTAACATTATCTCATTTTGACAGATATATTGTTGGTGGTGCCATGCCAGTTGACCAGAAAATTGCACTTCCTAACCCCGATGATTTAAAAGCCAGCTACTTTTTAGAACGTAGAGAGCTTGGGATTATCAATGTAGGCGGAAAGGCAATTGTTACGGCCGATGGCGAAACCTACGAATTGGATTATAAAGAAGCTTTATATATTGGTAAAGGTACTAAAGAAGTATTTTTCGAATCGGCTGATAAAGGTGTAGCTACAAAATTGTACATCAATTCGGCACCTGCGCACCATACTTACCCAACTAAAAAGGTAAGCAAGGCCGAAGCTGAAATTGTTGAGCTGGGAACACCCGAAACAGCAAACCACCGCATCATTAATAAATTGCTGGTGAATAGTGTTTTGCCAACCTGTCAGTTACAGATGGGGATGACCGAATTAAAATCGGGTAGCGTTTGGAATACCATGCCTGCGCATACGCACGACAGAAGGATGGAAGCTTATTTTTATTTTGAAGTTCCACAGGGACAAAGTGTTTGCCATTTTATGGGCCAGCCGCAAGAAACACGCCACATCTGGATGCAGGGCGATCAGGCGGTAATTTCGCCAAACTGGTCAATCCATTCAGGTGCAGGTACCAGTAATTATACCTTTATTTGGGGTATGGCTGGCGAAAACCTTGATTATGGGGATATGGATCACTGCGCCATTACAGAATTGAAATAA
- a CDS encoding SDR family NAD(P)-dependent oxidoreductase has translation MSNVFNLAGKTALVTGCKRGIGKAMALALAEAGADVIGVSASLEFQGSAIEKEVLALGRKFYAYQCDFSKRENTLAFAAQVKADHPVIDILVNNAGTILRKPIAEHPDEYWDEVIAVNQTAPFILTREVGRDMIARGSGKVIFTASLLSFQGGITVPGYAASKGAIASLTKAFANEWASKGVNVNAIAPGYIATDNTTALREDQDRSTSILSRIPAGRWGTPEDFKGPTLFLASAASDYVHGTILTVDGGWMGR, from the coding sequence ATGTCAAACGTATTTAATTTAGCAGGTAAAACTGCTTTAGTTACCGGTTGCAAAAGAGGAATTGGAAAAGCCATGGCTTTAGCACTTGCAGAAGCCGGTGCTGATGTTATTGGTGTATCGGCCAGCCTTGAATTTCAAGGTAGCGCCATAGAAAAAGAAGTTTTGGCCCTGGGGCGCAAATTTTATGCTTATCAGTGCGATTTCAGTAAACGCGAAAACACACTGGCATTTGCTGCACAGGTAAAAGCCGATCATCCGGTAATCGATATTCTGGTAAACAACGCCGGCACCATTTTACGTAAACCCATTGCCGAGCACCCTGATGAATATTGGGATGAGGTAATTGCGGTAAACCAAACTGCTCCGTTTATCTTAACCCGCGAAGTGGGCAGGGATATGATAGCCAGAGGTAGTGGGAAAGTAATTTTTACAGCATCGCTATTGTCGTTTCAGGGCGGAATTACTGTGCCGGGTTATGCTGCAAGTAAAGGTGCAATTGCTTCTTTAACCAAAGCTTTTGCTAACGAGTGGGCATCAAAAGGCGTAAATGTAAATGCCATTGCACCAGGTTACATTGCTACTGATAATACTACCGCCTTACGCGAAGATCAGGATAGAAGCACTTCGATTTTGTCACGTATTCCGGCAGGAAGATGGGGTACGCCCGAAGATTTTAAAGGGCCAACATTATTCCTTGCCTCAGCTGCAAGTGATTACGTCCACGGAACAATTTTAACCGTAGATGGCGGTTGGATGGGACGATAG
- a CDS encoding carbonic anhydrase, with amino-acid sequence MNVEEVFKNNEKWIAEKLSINPDYFTDLAKGQSPEFLYIGCSDSRVTAEDLMGIQPGQAFVHRNIANLVNNVDLSVMTVLNYAVRHLKVNHIVVCGHYNCGGVKAAMQPADLGILNPWLRNIRDVYRLHKDELNAIADEEARYNRLVELNVQEQCVNLLKTAAVQEAIVGRKLTVQGWVFDIKTGRLIDLKIDFEKILKDITEIYKLY; translated from the coding sequence ATGAATGTAGAAGAAGTTTTTAAAAACAACGAGAAATGGATTGCCGAAAAACTATCCATTAACCCGGATTATTTTACGGATCTGGCTAAAGGCCAAAGCCCCGAATTTTTATACATTGGTTGTTCTGACAGCCGTGTTACTGCCGAAGATTTAATGGGAATCCAGCCCGGACAGGCATTTGTGCACCGCAATATTGCCAATCTGGTAAATAACGTAGATTTAAGCGTAATGACGGTTTTAAATTACGCAGTAAGGCACTTAAAGGTAAACCATATTGTAGTTTGTGGCCATTACAACTGTGGTGGCGTTAAAGCAGCCATGCAACCTGCAGATTTGGGTATTTTAAATCCCTGGTTAAGAAACATCCGCGATGTTTACCGTTTACATAAAGATGAATTGAATGCCATTGCTGATGAGGAGGCACGCTATAACCGCCTTGTTGAACTTAACGTTCAGGAGCAATGTGTTAACCTGCTTAAAACAGCAGCCGTACAGGAAGCCATTGTTGGCCGTAAACTAACTGTACAGGGCTGGGTTTTTGATATTAAAACAGGCCGGTTAATTGACCTGAAAATCGACTTCGAAAAAATATTGAAAGACATTACTGAGATTTATAAACTCTACTAG
- a CDS encoding Crp/Fnr family transcriptional regulator, with the protein MLRTNLNFLSFIERFSTENADGNIALKSFKAGYRLIEQGDKISNIYIIKEGISKCFISEENGKDFIIEFLGKGEVIGELEALKKINCLCNVAAISEVTAYVIPDHIFLSLIQKSSEFTTILLQELSTRIIQTSTRASFQQLYTVEYALLKLLQLQADEHISISKDDMAAYLGISVRSFNRSLKQLIEKDHQDMPEFKSMMGAASIKKLVERLK; encoded by the coding sequence ATGCTACGAACCAATCTCAACTTCCTCTCTTTTATTGAACGTTTTAGTACCGAAAATGCTGACGGAAACATTGCCCTCAAAAGCTTTAAAGCCGGTTATCGTTTAATTGAACAGGGCGACAAAATCAGCAACATCTACATCATTAAAGAGGGAATCAGCAAGTGTTTTATTTCGGAAGAAAACGGCAAGGATTTTATTATTGAGTTTTTAGGCAAGGGCGAGGTTATTGGCGAACTGGAAGCTTTAAAAAAGATCAATTGTTTATGTAATGTAGCTGCCATAAGTGAAGTAACTGCATATGTTATCCCCGATCACATTTTCCTATCGCTGATACAAAAAAGTAGTGAATTTACTACAATCTTACTCCAGGAGCTATCTACCCGGATTATACAAACCAGTACACGTGCATCTTTTCAACAATTGTACACGGTAGAATATGCACTGTTAAAACTGCTCCAATTACAGGCTGATGAGCACATCTCTATCTCAAAAGATGATATGGCTGCCTATCTCGGCATTTCTGTAAGAAGCTTTAACAGAAGCTTAAAGCAATTGATAGAGAAAGACCACCAAGATATGCCTGAGTTTAAAAGCATGATGGGTGCAGCCAGCATAAAAAAACTGGTAGAGAGATTAAAATAA
- a CDS encoding HAD family hydrolase: MNNQITVIAFDADDTLWVNEPYFRETEDKFAALLEDFMPRHSIIAELYKTEMANLQLYGYGIKGFMLSMIETALKITVGKNDPKVVEMIIELGQEMLNKPIELLDGVEEVLKALHGKYKLVVATKGDLLDQQRKLTKSGLDHYFHHIEIMSDKQERDYQKLMKHLDCQPESFLMLGNSLKSDVLPVLNIGGHAVHIPYHTTWVHESIDHIIEHPNFYEMESLSEILPKLIE; encoded by the coding sequence ATGAACAATCAGATTACCGTAATTGCTTTTGATGCTGATGACACCCTTTGGGTAAACGAACCTTACTTCCGCGAAACCGAAGATAAATTTGCTGCCCTGCTGGAAGATTTCATGCCACGCCACAGTATAATTGCTGAACTCTACAAAACTGAAATGGCTAATTTACAACTTTATGGTTATGGTATTAAGGGTTTTATGCTCAGTATGATCGAAACGGCATTGAAGATAACAGTGGGGAAAAATGACCCCAAAGTTGTGGAAATGATAATCGAATTGGGGCAGGAAATGTTGAACAAACCTATCGAACTGCTGGATGGGGTAGAGGAAGTACTTAAAGCCCTGCACGGAAAATATAAACTGGTTGTGGCTACCAAAGGCGATCTGCTCGATCAGCAAAGGAAACTAACCAAATCGGGTTTAGATCATTATTTCCATCACATCGAAATTATGAGCGATAAACAGGAAAGGGATTATCAAAAACTGATGAAACACCTGGATTGCCAACCCGAATCGTTCTTAATGCTGGGCAATTCCTTAAAATCGGATGTACTACCAGTGCTCAATATTGGCGGGCATGCCGTTCATATTCCGTACCATACCACCTGGGTGCACGAAAGTATTGATCACATCATTGAGCATCCTAATTTTTACGAGATGGAAAGCCTGTCGGAAATTTTACCAAAATTAATTGAATGA
- a CDS encoding chloramphenicol acetyltransferase, producing MKEKIDIDTWIRKDHFKFFSTFGEPFFGVTVDVDCTPTYKEAKEKAVSFFLLYLHKSLAAANAIEPFSYRIIDGEVWKYDRVNAAATINRPNGTFGFGYLDFYHDFNDFKLAANQEIEKVQATTGLIPSASGENVIHYSALPWLNFTSLSHARNFAFQDSCPKISFGKVRDENGRKIMPVSIHVNHALMDGYHVAQFVDTYQDLLNKNEPA from the coding sequence ATGAAAGAAAAAATAGATATAGACACCTGGATCAGAAAAGATCATTTTAAATTTTTTAGCACATTTGGCGAGCCATTTTTTGGCGTAACCGTTGATGTGGATTGTACGCCTACCTACAAGGAAGCAAAAGAGAAAGCCGTTTCGTTCTTTCTGCTTTATTTGCATAAATCGCTTGCTGCGGCAAATGCGATTGAACCTTTTAGCTACCGCATTATTGATGGCGAAGTGTGGAAATACGACCGTGTAAATGCTGCAGCAACCATTAACCGCCCAAACGGTACTTTTGGTTTTGGTTACCTCGATTTTTACCACGACTTTAACGATTTTAAACTGGCAGCTAATCAGGAGATCGAAAAAGTACAAGCTACAACAGGCTTAATTCCATCTGCTTCTGGCGAAAATGTAATTCATTACTCGGCACTTCCCTGGTTAAATTTCACTTCTTTATCTCATGCCCGCAATTTTGCTTTTCAGGATAGCTGCCCTAAAATCTCTTTTGGCAAGGTGAGAGATGAAAACGGAAGAAAAATAATGCCGGTTTCTATCCACGTAAACCATGCTTTAATGGATGGCTACCATGTGGCGCAGTTTGTAGATACCTACCAGGATTTGCTGAATAAAAATGAACCTGCTTAG